A genomic segment from Euleptes europaea isolate rEulEur1 chromosome 15, rEulEur1.hap1, whole genome shotgun sequence encodes:
- the NDUFB3 gene encoding NADH dehydrogenase [ubiquinone] 1 beta subcomplex subunit 3: MGHGHEHGKMELPDYKQWKIEGTPLQTVQERLARRGLRDPWLRNEAWRFSGGYAKPVTLMDVLGKGFKWGFVAFVISLGVEYAFFPPKKDGGHH; this comes from the exons ATGGGGCACGGCCACGAGCATGGCAAAATGGAACTTCCGGACTATAAGCAGTGGAAGATAGAGGGGACTCCCTTACAGACTGTCCAGGAGCGGTTGGCCCGGCGGGGCCTCAGGGATCCGTGGCTTCG CAATGAAGCGTGGAGGTTCTCCGGAGGCTATGCCAAGCCTGTCACTTTAATGGACGTTCTCGGCAAAGGATTCAAATGGGGATTTGTAGCCTTCGTGATCTCTCTTGGGGTGGAGTACGCGTTTTTCCCTCCAAAGAAAGACGGGGGACATCACTGA